A genomic stretch from Raphanus sativus cultivar WK10039 unplaced genomic scaffold, ASM80110v3 Scaffold1919, whole genome shotgun sequence includes:
- the LOC108847019 gene encoding formin-like protein 5 → MLGMIRGGGMCNQNWARLVLCWLVLISGFFLVITLEESPEKDETFLTQFMAPSTGHVDEQMVETLWAHRCWQDPDCVKETVALFNLCFPGSKDNNLELFGSTPSHLKQTLLVCIQKQGDLNAHNLKLLPSLLDNAPRRNLASSTHVSSPPHAKKSASSAKGKEDHQKTIIIAVVTTAVSTLLLAACLFLCCTKVCGKGSGSRINDERPLLSLSSNEYSLGSSNNYGGSGKGHQSFNENNSDNFVTLEERMSQDGMFNTTITSHGIPPLKAPPGRKSSKISWKPPSGRVEPLSHEPPKFLKASSSKKSSPASAASPPPPPMPSSGGPSRPPPPAPPPGPGGGPKPPPPPGPKGPRPPPPIGKKAPPASPGPASSGDDDAPKTKLKPFFWDKVQANPEQSMVWNDIRSGSFQFNEEMIESLFGYAAADKNKNDKKGGSGQAALPQFIQILEPKKGQNLSILLRALNATTEEVCDALLEGNELPVEFIQTLLKMAPTPEEELKLRLYSGEIAQLGTAERFLKAVVDIPFAFKRLEALLFMCTLYEEMAFVKESFQTLEVACQELRGSRLFLKLLEAVLKTGNRMNDGTFRGAAQAFKLDTLLKLADVKGTDGKTTLLHFVVQEIIRTEGRRAARTIRESQSFSSVKTEDLMAEETTEEMEENYRGLGLQKVSGLSSELEHVKKSANVDADSLTGTVLKMGHSLTKAREFVNSEMKSSEEESGFREALEDFIQNAEGGIMEILEEEKRIMALVKSTGDYFHGKAGKDEGLRLFVIVRDFLIILDKSCKEVREAKGKQVKMARKQGSTASSVASEIPRAPSLDPREKLFPAITERRVDQSSSDSD, encoded by the exons ATGCTTGGAATGATTCGAGGAGGAGGAATGTGTAATCAGAATTGGGCTCGTTTGGTTCTCTGCTGGTTGGTTTTGATCTCTGGGTTCTTCTTGGTGATTACCTTGGAAGAGAGTCCAGAGAAAGATGAGACTTTCCTTACCCAATTCATGGCTCCATCTACAGGGCATGTCGATGAACAAAtg GTAGAAACATTATGGGCACATCGTTGCTGGCAAGATCCAGATTGTGTGAAGGAAACTGTTGCATTATTCAACTTATGTTTCCCAGGATCAAAGGATAATAACTTGGAGCTATTTGGTTCCACCCCTTCCCATCTGAAACAAACTCTTCTTGTTTGTATCCAAAAACAAGGAGATCTGAATGCTCATAACCTCAAGCTCTTACCATCTCTCCTTGATAATGCTCCCAGGAGAAATCTAGCTTCTTCTACACATGTCTCTTCCCCTCCTCATGCTAAGAAAAGCGCTTCATCTGCAAAAGGAAAAGAGGACCATCAGAAGACAATCATCATCGCGGTTGTCACCACTGCTGTTTCCACCTTATTGCTAGCTGCGTGCCTCTTCTTGTGCTGTACTAAGGTTTGTGGAAAGGGTTCAGGAAGCAGGATCAATGATGAACGTCCTCTTCTTAGTTTAAGCAGTAACGAGTACTCTCTTG GCTCCTCTAACAACTATGGTGGTTCTGGCAAAGGTCATCAGTCTTTCAATGAAAACAACTCTGACAATTTTGTTACCTTAGAGGAAAGGATGTCCCAAGACGGAATGTTTAATACTACCATCACCAGTCATGGCATTCCACCGTTGAAGGCTCCACCTGGAAGGAAATCTTCTAAAATTTCATGGAAGCCTCCTTCTGGTAGAGTGGAGCCACTTTCACATGAACCACCCAAGTTTCTCAAGGCATCCTCTTCAAAAAAGTCTTCTCCTGCTTCTGCTGCTTCTCCACCGCCACCGCCCATGCCGTCTTCTGGCGGTCCTTCAAGACCACCTCCTCCAGCTCCTCCACCTGGTCCTGGTGGTGGTCCTAAgccacctcctcctcctggaCCAAAAGGACCACGTCCACCTCCACCGATTGGCAAGAAAGCTCCTCCAGCGTCTCCTGGGCCAGCGAGTTCAGGAGATGATGATGCTCCCAAAACAAAGCTGAAGCCGTTTTTCTGGGATAAAGTGCAAGCAAACCCTGAACAGTCTATGGTTTGGAATGATATAAGATCAGGATCTTTCCA GTTCAATGAGGAGATGATAGAGTCGTTATTTGGATATGCAGCTGCAGACAAGAACAAAAACGACAAGAAAGGAGGCTCCGGACAAGCTGCTTTACCTCAGTTTATTCAGATTCTTGAACCAAAGAAAGGACAGAACCTATCTATTCTCTTGCGTGCTTTGAACGCAACAACTGAAGAAGTGTGTGATGCACTTCTTGAAG GAAATGAGCTTCCTGTAGAATTCATTCAGACTCTTTTAAAGATGGCACCAACACCAGAAGAAGAGCTAAAGCTCAGATTATACTCTGGCGAAATAGCTCAGCTGGGAACAGCTGAACGGTTCCTGAAAGCTGTAGTTGATATCCCTTTCGCTTTCAAACGTCTAGAGGCACTTCTCTTCATGTGTACACTCTATGAAGAGATGGCCTTTGTCAAAGAATCGTTTCAGACGCTAGAG GTTGCTTGTCAAGAACTTAGGGGAAGCAGGCTGTTCCTGAAGCTCCTAGAGGCGGTTCTCAAGACCGGAAACCGAATGAACGACGGCACATTCAGAGGCGCTGCTCAAGCCTTCAAGCTAGACACTCTCCTGAAGCTAGCAGACGTGAAGGGAACCGATGGGAAGACGACTCTCCTCCACTTCGTCGTCCAAGAGATCATAAGAACCGAAGGAAGGAGAGCCGCGCGCACCATCAGAGAGAGCCAGAGCTTCTCCAGCGTCAAAACAGAGGATCTAATGGCAGAGGAAACAACCGAGGAGATGGAAGAGAACTACCGCGGCCTCGGGCTTCAGAAAGTCTCGGGCCTCAGCAGCGAGCTCGAGCACGTGAAGAAGTCTGCGAACGTGGACGCTGATAGCTTGACGGGGACTGTCCTCAAGATGGGACACTCGCTGACCAAAGCTAGAGAGTTTGTGAACTCTGAGATGAAGAGCTCTGAGGAGGAGAGCGGGTTCCGTGAGGCGCTTGAGGATTTTATACAGAACGCTGAAGGAGGCATTATGGAGATTCTCGAGGAAGAGAAGAGGATCATGGCGTTGGTGAAGAGCACTGGGGACTACTTCCATGGGAAGGCAGGGAAGGATGAAGGGCTGCGTTTGTTTGTGATCGTGCGTGATTTCTTGATAATCTTAGATAAGTCTTGTAAAGAGGTGAGGGAGGCGAAAGGGAAGCAGGTGAAGATGGCGAGGAAACAGGGTTCAACGGCTTCGTCAGTAGCTTCTGAGATTCCGAGAGCGCCTTCGTTAGATCCTAGAGAGAAGCTGTTTCCTGCTATTACGGAGAGGCGTGTGGATCAGTCTAGTTCAGATTCAGACTAA